The genomic DNA TTCTTTTGATTTTCCCCCAGGATCCCATCACTGCCAGAGCCGAcgatgccaccaccaccgccaccaatcGAAAACAATAACCACACACTTCCAGCTGCCCAGCCACATCATCCGGCAACGCTGCACCACATACGTCGCCATGAGGAACCGATCTATGAAGCCGTTATACACCTGAAGGAactgccaccgccaccactagATGCACACGAAAAGGTACCTCCGATTCCGCAGCATCAGTCGCAGGTAGCAGCAGGTGCTGCACCACCTGCACATCATCCAGCCGTAGCGCCTCCACCACCGGTACATGCCCATCAGCAACCGGTACCACCGCCACACGCTCACCAACCTCCTCCACCAGTGCATCATGGTCCGGCTCAATCAGCCCCAACCACACATCCGTCACAACCGGAAGCTCCACCACAGCCACCACCGCATGCACATGCCGCACCTAGTCACGCTTACGTGCATCTGGAGAACGGGTCCGCTGGTCACAAGCTACGCCCCAAGAGTCCGGCCGTCATACGATCGGCAAGTCCGATCCAACGTACCGGCTCGAACGGTCCCATGAGTCCATCCTCGCCGAAACACAGCCGGCCAAGCTCGCGGGCTTCCTCCACTGGTGGTGGCCATCCGTTCGCGGAACGCGAACAACGGCGCAAGTATCGCGTCGAGAAGAAGCTACAGGAGATGCAACAGATGGACATTACCGAGCGCGAGAAGGAATTGCTACGGGACGATGTGTACTACGACATTCTCGAGTTTGCCGAAAGCTACTACAACACCCACGAACGGTCGCCGGAGGGTACGATCATGGCGACGCTCACGCGCAAAGGCCGCAAATCGGTCGACATGGTGCCGAAGTACGAGATGATCACGTACTACCGCGGCACAACGATCCCTTCGTCCCACATACACATGTACGATCCGGAAAATGTCACAATCGCGTGTAACATTTTCCGCGACCTGTGCAAATACATCCGGGGTGAGCTGAACAGTGAGCGCGAACTGCAGGTCATCCAGTTCATTATCGGGCAGGGCATCGAGCGGGAGGAGCTGCGCGATGAAATCTTCGTCCAGTGTATGCGCCAGGCCACGAACAATCCCAGTGTCGATTGGACCGATCGCGTttggttgctgctgtgctTGACGATCGTCGCCTTCCAGCCGAGCAAACTGCTGTTCCGGTACTTTGTGAGCTTCCTGAAGAAGAATCTCGAATCGCTCGAGGGCAAACTGCGCCAGTACGTGCAGTGGTGTTTGGATAATTGCAAAAACACCAAGGTTCGGTGCCGTCAGTATCCTCCGTCGAGTGTGGAAGTGGCCGTAAGTGGAGTGGAGAGCTCGcgtcaactgtcaaaccgTGCGGTTTTGCTCTAACCGTTCTCAATTGCTTGCAGGCAATGCGACGACTCGGTACGATTGTGTGCCGATTCTTCTTCCTCGATGGACGCACCAAAGCGATCGACGTACATCCGACCGATACGGCAAGCGATGCCGTGGCGAAGCTGGCAGAAAAGCTTGGCCTGTGCAATATTGAGGGCTGGGCGATCTATCAGTCCCGTCCGGATGGTGAGGAGCACGTGAAGTCGCACGACTATCTGTACGACATTATCGCTGCCTGGGAAGCGTAAGTAGTAGtggttttttcctcttttgatTGCGTTTTCTGATTTTCGCGTGCTTGGTGTGACTTGAGGCGGACTAGTATTACATTGGGACAGATTCTTGCGGACGCACTGAACACACTGACACGTCCCACTCTAACCTACGCTGACACACACAATGACTAAACCATGGACGACTCGGTGGGTCGATTGACATCCGGAACACTACTAACAATACGCGAGAACGCAGAAAAACTTGGAGTTACAGACAAAAAGGATTGGTGGATTAACAAAGTGAGTGAGTCTGCGACGGTATTGGACAACATGTGAGATTtcgtttgacgtttgtttTCGAGCTGTGAATATTTGTTGCCATGTTTTACTAGGATCGTGTGTATTCCAATAATTTTGATCAATTTTCTGAACTAGTATACTGAAATGGAAGATACTTTCGATAGGAAACAGTATTTTCCAATATGGTCCACTTAGTGCCAGCTAATATTAAGATCGAGTAGAGTAGGTTTAAAATGTCCACCGAAGCATATGCGACTGCGACCCGACAGTGTGACAAGTTCTATCACACCTACGTGTTGGAGTCGCACATGCTTTGGATGACTCATGTCTCATGACTCATTTTCTGAGTCCGTTAAAGTTGGACCCGATATCTAATGAATAGATATGCCAGTTGAAGTGAATTGTACAAAAAGCCCTTCATTAGCCTCTAGCGCCTCATATGTAAATATCCATCGAGTAGAGCTGTCATGGCGGAAGGGACCTCATAAAAGGATTCGCTCATCATCTCCCTAACTCATTCGCCTCGCCgtgtgtttcgtgtgtgtgccgtgccgGTTTGCAGTAGTGGTAACACTGGATAAAGCTGGACAAGTTCTGTACATAGCTGAAGCTTATCGAAATTCCCTTCTTTTCCCCCCATACCACGATCCAATAATGTACCACGGActatgcttcttcttcttcttcactctTTCATCGGCAACAAATTCGAtgcggcaacaacaacacggtTGCCCTATCCCTGTCGCTAAAAACGCACGTGTCCTTGCATtgtaacacgcacacacaatatCAAACCCCCGAATGCCAGTGGACGAGACCGGGACAGTCGGCTGACGAACATAGTGAAAAAAGTGAACCGGCGGGCGTACCGGATCGTACTGTATCTGAAACTGCCCGAGGAACTGATGAGCACAAAACTGCCCAAGTACTACACCACCTgacgaaatagaaaaaaaagaacacaaacaccaccacgTGACGCTGGGCAAATGACCAAAAACGCGAAAAGCTATCGTACGACAGTGAACGTCGTGACTACGTGGACAGGCCTGTCTTGCTGTAGGGACCCCCGGTACACGGTGCAACGCAGAGTGGGGAACATTTGTTACTGACGATTGGTTTTTCTCTTGTTCTGTTTTTAACCTTCAATGTGTACAGCAAGCAGACGAAGATTCACGCGTCCAGCTCGACGTTGCGCAAGAACACAACCACGCTGGGTTCGGGCGAGAATCGGTTTGTGTTCAAGAAGCGCCTGTTCAAGAGCACCCGGGAGCTCTCGCAGGATCCGGTCGAGGTGAACATGCTGTACGCACAGGCCGTGTACAGTGTAGTGAAGGTTGGTAGGCGCAGCCAGCATTTTCCGCGCGTCATTCGCTACTAATCCCGGCTCTGCTTTTGCTTCTATTTTAGTGCGACGATTTCCCCGTGTCGGAGAAGGTTGCGCTGCAGCTCGCCGGCTTACAGGCCCAGGTCGCGCTGGGCGATCCGTCGAACCAGCCGAAACCGGAGTACTATTCGGACGTGCCGAGCTATCTGCCGGAGCGCATCTCGAAAACCCGCGAGGAACAGTTCTGGGTGCCGATACTGGCCCAAGCTCATCGACAGTACGGTTCAGGACGCACGGAGCTAACGGCGAAGGTGCTGTACCTGTCGTGTGTCATGCAGTACCCACTGTACGGCACCACGATGTTCGCCGTGTCCTACCGTGGCTATTGGAGCTATGGCAACAGTCTCATACTCGGCGTGAACTGTGAGGGTATCATACTGATCAAGCCGGACGACAAGTTCGTGCTGTACGAGTTCCGGTACGCGGAGGTAGAATCGATCATGCTCGATCCGAGCGACAGCTTCATCACGATCAGTCTGAACCGCCACACAAGCACCAGCACCGACCAGCAGCGGTGCTTCGTGTTTGAGACGGCGCAGAAGAACGAAATCGGCTCGCTGATCGTGTCGTACTATCCGGCCCTGTCGAACTGGATCACGGAGAACGAGGTACCGCCGAAGAAGAGCAAAGGCATCACGAACGAGGACCGTGTCCGGTTGCACCACAATCTGGTTGTCTGCCGGAGACATCTGGTCGATGCGGAAATTCTGCGCAAACCTCAGGACCCGAGTGGAGGTTTCCTGAGGAACACTTTGCGCCGGCTGTCGAAACATCGGCTGGAGAAGTTACGGGCCGAGCACGGCAGTCCGATGCACGATCATGGCGAAACGTACAAAGGATTCCCGCACGCTTACTGGGCATTCAGCCGACAGGCACTGCCACAAAGCCTTAGCAAGCTGCCCGATCAAGAGGAGCAAGCGATGCTGCAGGTCTTTAATTCGATTCTAACATACGCCGGTCTTGGACAAAATGGTAAGTGACAGAGAAAGACCACCTTCACCAATCGCATCGACAGTACGCTAACAATTTCCTCCCCCCTTCTCTCATCCATCCCTGCCTGGTCGCGTTGCCCCACCACACAGGAGAAACAGTTCAGCGCGCAGAGGACGAACACATCACGCTCATACAATCGATCATGGATCGGTGCATGCGCAAGGAGTCACTGCTGAACGAACTGTATCTGCAGCTGATCAAGCAAACGACCGACCATCCCGACCCCAACTCGCGCGTGAACCTGCGCCACTGGGCGCTCCTCTCCCTTGCCTGTAGCGTCATCCTGCCACCGCAGAAGGTGGTGCGCAAGTATCTGCTAGGCCATCTGAAACGTTGCGCTAGCGATTTCATCACCGAGGAGGGCAAGTATGCACGCTTTGCGGAGAAATGTTTCTTCAAAACGCAGGGTACCCGGCGCCGCCAGTGGCCACCGTCGCGGGAGGAGATCATCTGCACGATCAACCGGCGGCCGATCTATGCCCGGTTCCACTTCATGGACGGACAGTACCATTCGGTCGAGTTCCACCCGAGCTCGACATCTCGAGAGGTGATGGAAAtcgtgaagaagaagatcggACTACAGGAAAATGCACTGGGTAAGTGGGAAGACCGGGGAAGCaatgtgcttgtgtgtgtgtttgtttgtagagTTTTGATTTGTGTGACGGCCTACATGGAGCTTGATATGCCATATCATTCTTAAATTGAGGTGTGATCGGACCTAGATATAAAGAATTTGCAGACGTGCGCTATTGAATCGGGTCTCCTAAGACGACtgattatgtttgtttttgcttgcgaCTATAATTGGATTTCCAAAAAGAATAGTAATACAGATGGTTATGAAGATGTGCAATGAAGATTAGAGATAGGTTAGAGAGGCCTGAGCCTGAGATAGAGAATACTGAGAGGAGTCACCTCCCCAATGTTATCAATTATTAATTTGCCATAAAGCAAAAACTGTGTAAGAGCAAGATCCTTTCAAGTTTTAAGTAGAGTTGAGGAACTTTATAAGCTGCTTAGTTCTATTTTGAGCTGATCCTGAGGGAAACCTTGGTGAGACTGAAACTCCCAAGTTCCAAGATGAGTTCAAAGTTGGTGAGCTACATCTCAACATACTTCAGAACTCATTTACCGGGGAAAATTCTTCGAAATTAGTTAATCTTCAGGTAGTGGACCATGTCACTGATTTTGTTGGAACTAACTGAGGTGCTGTGTGATCGCTTGCGCTATACTAATCGCTCATTTATCGCCGGTCCGGGGCATTTTGCGGTACAGGTTACGCTATCTACGAAGTGCTGGGTGCATCGGAACGAAGCTTACTGCCGGACGAAAAGGTTGCTGACGTGATGTCCAAGTGGGAAAAGTATCGTACTGCGGCCGCGCAGGCAGTGCAGCAGAATCAGAGCTCCAACTTACCGCCTGCCTGCCGCCGGCAGCATCATCTGTTTCTGTTCAAGAAGCATCTGTTCTGCGATCAGTACATGAACCTGGACGATCCCGTCGAAAAGGAATTGCTCTATCACCAGGTGCTACACGGTTTGCGTACCGAACGTTTTCCCATCACGGAAATGGAGGCTGTAAGTGTATTAGGACTTAGTCGTGCTCGGTTGACTGAGCGATTAACTAACTTCTTGCCATTCACGCTTTCACAGATTATGTTAACTGCTCTACAAGGACAACTTGAGCTGGGCGACAGCTCGGACATCGTGCAGGACTATCGACCGATCGCAGCCCACTGTCTGCCGCCCCGCTTCGTACCGAACATCCCGCGCGACAGTGTTGCGATGCATCACCAGAGTCTGCGCGGCACAACGCCGGCCGAGGCGAAGAAATCCTTCCTGAATCTCATCCAAAGCTGGCCCCTCCACAAGGCCACCATCTTCGACGTGATGCAATCGTTCACCTCCAACTGGCCGCGGATGCTTTGGCTGGCGGTGGACCAGAAGGGACTGCATCTGCTCGAGCATCGGTCACGCAACACGCTCTGCACGTACGACTACCAGTCGATACTGTCGTTCTCGCCCAACATGAACTGTCTGATGATCATTACCGGGTCGGATAAGAAACAGTCGAAGGTTATCCTTACCACGGCACAGGTTAGTGTTATCCCGGACACCCGGATGATGTTGCGGTCTAACACGTTTCGCGCTCCCTCTTTTTCCCCGTAGGCTTTCCAAATCGCAAACCTTATCCGCGAGTACATGGAAGTGCTCCAGCGGCAGCAAACGCACGTGGACGACAcgcaaaaggaaaatcaatCGTCCGGTGCTAATCAACCGCCACCGCCCGCACCACAGGTGCCACCGCACAACCAACCACTTCCGCCACCCCACCAACATCTTCCGGTGCAGGGTGTTCCGGCTGCTGGTGGAACTACTACTGGCACGGATCTACGCAAGGGTGGCCAACGACCACCGTCGATGTTGTTGCGTCAGTCCAGTGCTGCACTGGTGGCACCTCAGCCAAGCTAGATTGCCACCAGGCCCCAACCATCCGCAGGCACTAAAGCAAACACAGACTTATTGTTAGATGGCGGGAAACGAAGAATCAAAGTTGGAACAAAATAGGAAACGTAATCAAACTACTACTGGTGAATGATCTCAACGTCGATTGCTTAGCTCTAGTCCACCGTTCGTGTGCAGTTAGGCGGCGAGAAGGAAAAGATCATgcggttgattttttttttaattcctttGCGTATTCTTATTGCGTGATCCGCGAGATCGACGAGACAAGACGTTTGCGCTTCTATAACGCCTTGGGCTTCCCCTGGGAATAGAACGATAGCgataaaccaaaaaacaaaaaccgaaaaaacaatatatttaacgaaaacacagacacagagaATCGTTGCTTATTGTTAATGAGATAACAGAACAACCTCCCCTAGGCAAAAGAGGGTTACGATAAAGATGTTTAGGAAATTTAGTGCATTGCCTAGTTGCGCCGCGTTGTTTAGTTTAGGTTTAGGTGCTCGAACGGTATAGGATCGCAACCGAGTTTACTAGGAGCGTTTATACGGTACGGTTCGCTTCTTTGCTCCCCAAAATCCCCTTCAGTAAAGCAAAAGCAGCAGAGTGTGGCAAATGATGTGGCGGAATACTTTCACTGCCCCGATTTAAACCAACAGAACCTGCACATTGTTTTGGGGGTTTCTTGTATGAGTAAtatttgtaatattttgtGATTTAGGCTTACTTTAGTGTACATTTAGTGTGTAGATCTATTTCTCTTCATCAGAGCTTCATTTTGATgggtagttttttttctcctccttctAATCTCTACTCTCTTCTCCAGATGTggaagtgtgcgtgtgcgtgtgtgtaagtgtaCAAACATGCCAGACAGAGAAAACTGTGGGACTCAGGCCATTATTTACAAATATTGTATTTTCTTTCTCTAAAACTTCCCTGCCACAACTTTAGcgcacacgtgtgtgtgtgagtgctgtTGTAAGTGGCTTTTCTATCTAATTTACCATTTTTACTATGCAACAACCAATGAACCCACTCcctacgcgtgtgtgtgtgtgtgcgttgtgtgcTTGAGGAAACAAGTTTTTAGTGTTAAGCTGTTAGGTTAAGTGTACAAGCGCTGTAGGAGCTTTACAGCGGAGAGCTATTTAATCAACTTTGTTAGGGAACTGGATGTTGGAATGCGCACGTGAAACACCACAACAGTTCTGCTCATGTAGGTATTACGATAAGGACATCGAAAAGGAAGACaagatgacaaaaaaaaaacatgcaaaaaaTTGAGACCCCTGCAGACAAGAACTTTTATCAACAATATACTTAAGATGGCAGAAGAACCTACCACGTGTGTCAAGTATAATAAGCTAAAGGGATACAATCTGCCAGGATTCCTTGTCTTCAAATTCCGATTGGACGTGTGACATTGACCTCCATCTTACTCCAGGCCATTGGGCAGAATTTAGTGAACTTTCTTCActcaaaatcaatattttcttATGTCTTTGGGCGATATCAAGTTTTGGATACTTCTTCAGAATTGAGAAATCCTTGGACCGTGATAAACTGTGAGCGAAGGACATCCTACAATCTCGCAATCTTCAACAGATTTGCAATTAAACAATACGAATTTTCTGAAGCAGGACTTATCAGTAATTATTATCGTAGCTGAGGTTAAAACAACCAGCAATTTGATCCATTGCTCAGGATGTATCGTTTTCGAATTTTCTTGCCTATCAAATCCTGTGGTAATGGGTGCGAAAGACAAAGTATCCCCCTTAGTCTACCATGGCCATCGTAACCGTTGCACTGACGCCATTAGTCTTCAGAACAGCTCCAACAGCAGGACTGTTGTGGAGTTCCTCGTGCGTGCTTACATCTGAATTCACAACTCTTATCCTTATTTATATACATACAATCCCCAACCAAAAAACAGGCCTGTCGGTCTGTCGGATAAGTAAAAAGCCCACTTTTGCAGACACCATTTTGAAAGCTGCTCGTGCTAAGTAGATTTCGCTgcgaaaccttttttttaacttatttcGAAGCAATCCTTTTACGCTATTTCTAAGTACCCTTTCCTTTTTGGGTTGTTTTAACGCGTGTTTCACCACTATTTGTAAGTGTGAAACTTTTTAGGATCTTAAAATACACGATCTTTATCCTTCTCACGATTGCCATCTTTGGCCATTTAGCAGAACGacgaaaaaacaaaggaaaccGAAAACCCGTTAAAGTAGCTAAGGTAAATTGTACAAAACAGAGTGAAAAAAGTGAATAACGTATAAAAGTAgtcaaaacaaaaggaaaagtcTTAAAGTATCATCAGgagtgcgtgtgcgtgagAGAGCGAACTGTTATTAACAAATTTTGTAGTACGATTCGTGCAGCAGCAAGACTCTAAAAGTAGACATTATGCGAAAGGTAACAGCACGACAGGACGAAGCGGTACGAGATCAAACAGTAAAGGCGGACGAACGTGCTGGCGTGGAAGGAATAAATACTGCGCCAATGCACTGTGAATGATACGATGTGAAGCACAAATAATCTATCGACTACTAGTCACAGGTGGGAAAGTACGACTGATTTTCTTTTACGCAATACTCTCTACCActctttttcccccttttttgtacTGGTACATGAGAAAGGCCACACGTTTGACTACCGGGAACCGAAGAGTCTTCGAGGggtcctcctcctcttctaATGTtgcaatatgattttttttactattacGAACGTTTTATGTAAGTTATATCTACTGCATCGAAACTGCTTGCCCAAAACAATACCGCGAAACACAAAAGCCCTTTTTCTCTCTACCCCGGTTTCGGTTGCTAGATGAGTCGTCGCGTAACAAGACGCGCTTCGGGAATGCTCGTACCGAACAAGAGTGCCACCACGTTGAGATATTAATCGGTAAATATCAAATAAAACCCCCCGCCCCGGGCAGAGGGTTCTACCGCGTATTATGTACCCGGTGGGTGGCATATGCAGACCCTATATAATGTTATCCAATCCATTAAAGCAGAAATAAAGTATATTGGTAATCGTTCCGCATTCAAACAATGGGTTGCAGAAATTACTGTGATGTACATTCGAAAAAAGGATTTGACCTGCTTTCTCTTCTAGGAGACACTGAATGTGCGGCAAGTGATTGACTACTTACATTAAAACCATCAACACCAAACACGTAGATTGTTTTTTAAGGTAATCAGTTAGGGTACCAAGTAAGTATTTTGATGATCTCATTTACATTTCTCTCTTTAGTCTTTTTATCGGTCTGGTCCAATCAGTCAAAACTCCGTTCTAGATTCTATTCTAAACAGTCAACGAGCCTGCACACAGCTCActagcgagaaaaaaaattcttgTCATATCTTGTAAAAGATAATCAGTTCTACTTATAGAGAAAATAGCACGCTTGCAAAGACTAAACGCTTGAACACCTTTTTAACGTGTGGAACGAGGGGTTTGCAGAGGTCACGATGAAATTTGCGGTCTTTTCAGAACGACTGCCTTCTTCCAAATCCGATACCAACTATGGCGACAATTAAGTGCTGCCACTGGGCAATTCTCTTCTCTGCAGCTAGagcatttatttttccttggcactaccacctcgaaaggtctcggcctgccatttctggcttcctgcgACTTGATTGCACCtgaagcaaagtagtcagctctacgtACCGGAAGGCACTTCCGGATGGGAtgtgaaccccggtcctgccatgtgaagaccggcgcctctGTCGCCTAGACTACCGGGGGCCGCTCCAGCTAGCACTATctagtaatattttttttggtttatctACTAGACTGATACTTGCTCCAAAAGCTTTGTCACAGCCTAGTAGATGGCAAAAAAGAAGTAGGCGACCATTGTACGACAGACCAGCGAAATACAGCAACAGCGAAAATAATTACTTAAGAAACGTGTAAGTGTTGCAATATCACAGCAAGCATTGAATTTTGCTTTAAAAGTGATACAGTGATTCTAAAATCAtattgcattttattttcttttccaccacaAATACTAGCTTCAATTGATCTCTGGACCGACAGGACCGACTTTATTTGATCCAGGCGATGCATTTGTCGTGCCTCGTCACTAATTTCTTACCGGCACTAGGATTTGTATTATAAACATCTCTTGAGCTTTTAGCATAAGACATAAGAAGATTTCTTTTTAGTTTACTTCAGAAAGATACGTCGCTTTAGTAACCACTGAAGGTAAATTATTCCCAGATTGCACTGGACTGTAGAAACTCTTTCTGGATTGACAACGTTATGGATGAAATTTGACAAGTATAGTCGAAAAATCGCAGAGGAGAAAACGTTGGCTGTCAATATTCCTCGGTATCTTCTACTGTATGAATGGTTTGCTCTACTgacatcaacagcagcagtatcgGCTGCTAAGGACACCCAAACAAACTCTTCAAGGACAAAACAGACAAGACATCTTTGAAGAGTTGGACTAGCAACAGAAAATTGATTGTGCTCTCTGCCCTTAGTTAAGCTTATTTAGAAATAGATATTCTGTagtaaacttcttcttcttccttggcaccttaacctcgagaggtctcggcctgccatttctggctttctgttaaTTGATTCTACCCATAACAAAGTGGtcaggcagtctggatggaatttgaaccccggacctgccgtgtgaagaccggcgccgttatcgcctcgaccaccgaaCCGCCATTATTTGTAGTAAACATGATGGCTCAATCGTTGAGAAGCATTGATCCAAGGATCACA from Anopheles stephensi strain Indian chromosome 2, UCI_ANSTEP_V1.0, whole genome shotgun sequence includes the following:
- the LOC118502669 gene encoding myosin-I heavy chain, with product MAVPVFLEGRIGSTPDKGVPDMTCISDIDENGINRNLKVRYERDQIYTYTGSILIAVNPYKEIDCYTQEYVAKYHGQKLGLLDPHVFAMAEAAYRNIRDNNTNQSCVISGESGAGKTETTKFILQYLCSVTCDVSTWVQQQILEANTILEAFGNAKTIRNDNSSRFGKFMQVCFDSKWCIKGCIIQDYLLEQSRITFQSPGERNYHVLYQLVAEGTTNKELAAALHLRDASFYRYLNASGGTGDAGTDQSALEIATESKRFEALRLAFNVLQISQPLIDGIFRVLSAIMWLGNLNFADVDGERCELAPEDDEIVKIVAQLLGLQETDLVQVLLKRQINVRGNITEIPLKLQEAGENRHAMAKALYSRTFAWLISHINTCINPGQDASRFLGVLDIFGFENFNTNSFEQLCINYTNEKLHKFFNHYVFALEQEIYRQEEIKFSHIQFTDNTLCLELIEKPPRCILKLLTEQCHMPKGSDTAYLTNLHGEFESHGSYVKGQDRRHWESEFGIRHYAGCVSYTVKGFVDKNRDVQQDVLFDHMSRSANTFVQEIASFQDLLSIQHVQSASSATSTVSRGTSKGKLTVSDTFRQQLQALVDVLQSTNPWYVRCIKPNSDKLPNDYDDQLVLDQLRYLGMLDIIRIRREGFPVHLTFDDFVQKYQCLTKRFRNMSSQDQALAVIRELNVPTTEWQMGRTKVFLRSVVHEPLEDARKQVINSKALIIQRNWKRFSQQRQYRRIRSAALKIQHAYKGWKLRIEFLKKRRAAIVIQSHLRGVFAREVATALREMRRVDEEMRKRERLEAERREREAAQAEADRKALEESERVAKEEILALSQMAEQINSKLHSQQHVANNNSRHAQSAQNGAAAGGADGGKGGSGSISAGGIKGAGSASLQSNDSVDLDNLFAFLSEVQPNANSNAIIDEIGEKMDNLVEDLDVELESVIQQEIEGLTSERNNNVSATSTLKGAAPLVNGTGAISSSNHTNNNNNNINNNKPTTPKPMGGIPSLPEPTMPPPPPPIENNNHTLPAAQPHHPATLHHIRRHEEPIYEAVIHLKELPPPPLDAHEKVPPIPQHQSQVAAGAAPPAHHPAVAPPPPVHAHQQPVPPPHAHQPPPPVHHGPAQSAPTTHPSQPEAPPQPPPHAHAAPSHAYVHLENGSAGHKLRPKSPAVIRSASPIQRTGSNGPMSPSSPKHSRPSSRASSTGGGHPFAEREQRRKYRVEKKLQEMQQMDITEREKELLRDDVYYDILEFAESYYNTHERSPEGTIMATLTRKGRKSVDMVPKYEMITYYRGTTIPSSHIHMYDPENVTIACNIFRDLCKYIRGELNSERELQVIQFIIGQGIEREELRDEIFVQCMRQATNNPSVDWTDRVWLLLCLTIVAFQPSKLLFRYFVSFLKKNLESLEGKLRQYVQWCLDNCKNTKVRCRQYPPSSVEVAAMRRLGTIVCRFFFLDGRTKAIDVHPTDTASDAVAKLAEKLGLCNIEGWAIYQSRPDGEEHVKSHDYLYDIIAAWEAKQTKIHASSSTLRKNTTTLGSGENRFVFKKRLFKSTRELSQDPVEVNMLYAQAVYSVVKCDDFPVSEKVALQLAGLQAQVALGDPSNQPKPEYYSDVPSYLPERISKTREEQFWVPILAQAHRQYGSGRTELTAKVLYLSCVMQYPLYGTTMFAVSYRGYWSYGNSLILGVNCEGIILIKPDDKFVLYEFRYAEVESIMLDPSDSFITISLNRHTSTSTDQQRCFVFETAQKNEIGSLIVSYYPALSNWITENEVPPKKSKGITNEDRVRLHHNLVVCRRHLVDAEILRKPQDPSGGFLRNTLRRLSKHRLEKLRAEHGSPMHDHGETYKGFPHAYWAFSRQALPQSLSKLPDQEEQAMLQVFNSILTYAGLGQNGETVQRAEDEHITLIQSIMDRCMRKESLLNELYLQLIKQTTDHPDPNSRVNLRHWALLSLACSVILPPQKVVRKYLLGHLKRCASDFITEEGKYARFAEKCFFKTQGTRRRQWPPSREEIICTINRRPIYARFHFMDGQYHSVEFHPSSTSREVMEIVKKKIGLQENALGYAIYEVLGASERSLLPDEKVADVMSKWEKYRTAAAQAVQQNQSSNLPPACRRQHHLFLFKKHLFCDQYMNLDDPVEKELLYHQVLHGLRTERFPITEMEAIMLTALQGQLELGDSSDIVQDYRPIAAHCLPPRFVPNIPRDSVAMHHQSLRGTTPAEAKKSFLNLIQSWPLHKATIFDVMQSFTSNWPRMLWLAVDQKGLHLLEHRSRNTLCTYDYQSILSFSPNMNCLMIITGSDKKQSKVILTTAQAFQIANLIREYMEVLQRQQTHVDDTQKENQSSGANQPPPPAPQVPPHNQPLPPPHQHLPVQGVPAAGGTTTGTDLRKGGQRPPSMLLRQSSAALVAPQPS